Within the Verrucomicrobiia bacterium genome, the region TTGTAATGGCTCATCGCGTGGCCTCCCGCTTGTAGATCAGAATGCTGTCGCCGTCCACCGATACAGAAGGTGGACGATATCCCGGCCTCAATGGAAACGTACAGGCCTCTTCTTGGTTCCAGCCGTGCTGAAGGCGCCAATAAAGAGTCGGGAGCTTAATGCCAAGGCGCGGAGCCAAGTCGATCAACAACACACGCTCTCCCCGAAAAGTCACCCACCTGTTTCTCCTGGTATTTCTGGCCTGTTCCTTGCGCGTCGCCCAGCGGCAATTTTCTGGACTGTAGTCACCGTCGTTGTCGATTCTTTCGATTGAATGCTTCAGGCTTGGGCGAGGTCCCATGTCAGCCCAAAAATTCAAAAAGGAAACAAGCCATCTATCGCAGACCTTTATGCCCCTGCCGCCGTAGAGTTTGTACTTGTGATGGGACGGTTTTCCGCATCGGTCCTTAATCCGCTGCCAAGCGTGGTATTCGGCGCTGGAGGAGGACGATCCTTGCCGCTGAATCTTACCCTTTCTCACCGCGCCGCCCTCCGTGCCTTCGCTTTATCTTCGCGGTCTAGGTGGGAGACCAGGGCCTCAATGAAGAGTTGCTGAACGCTTTTTCCTGATTCAAGAGCTGCAAATTTTGCACGCGTGATTAAAGATACTGGTACCCTCGTCGAGAAGATTTTGACGTTTGGTTTGGAATCCTGCCCGGTTTGCTGTATTGTTGATGCTGACATGCTGAACACGATTATGAGCATGTTGACATGCCTTGTCAAGGCCTGTTGTCATGTCCGATGAGAAAATCTGTGGAAATCTTCAAGGAGACGATTTTGGATAGGGAAATTAACGGGGATCGAGTGCCGATCTCGTTCGACATTGGGGATGCCGAACTGCGGAAGGCATTCAAGCGATTGTGCGAGGACAGGGGCACTGACATGGCCTCGGTCCTGATCGCATACATCAAACAGGAGGTTGCAGAAAAAAGCCAGGAGAAGCCTCCGATGACCGAAGAAGACCGAATCGTCAACGCCGTTCGGCTTTTCCTCAAGGACTGCAACCGCAAGCCGGTGGCGTTGCGATTGTTTCGTAATATGCTTCTGGAAATGTTAAAACCGTACATGTAGGCGCTGTTTCTGTTCTGAAAAGCTGATGTCGGACAGATTCCACGGCACTTGCAGCCACGAAAACACGTACCATAATCGCAATCTTGTTCGCGGGTGGTACTTATACCTATTTCTAGGCGGGTGTTTTCCACAGAACTGCCCGAAATATCCGCTTGAATTGGCGCTAAATCTGTGCAAATATGACGATGTTACCAGCGTTACTTAGGGGGCATTGATAACGATGGACCCGACGACCCAAGAAGTCGAGGAGTACCAGCTTGCGCTGACCGCAGTTCAAAAGGCGTGCAATCTTATCTTTGATGAAATGAAGGCGCTTCGGGACCATCCGGGGCGTAATAGCGGCCCACTGTATCCCAACCCATCCGGCTTCGACCGCTGGAAGCCCGTGCTGGACGCCAGGGACGAGCCGCAGGCGATCCGCGAGATGCGCGAATCCGGCAAGGACGATACCCGGCGGAAGGCTGCCTGCGGTGCGCTGACGCGCTACGTGATAGCGGTCAACCTGCAAGCCTGCCTGCAATCCTACAGGGCCGGTAAACGTAGCGCTTTATTTGCCAACATGATTCGCTTGAAACGCGACTTAATGTTGTTGTTTGAGATCCGAATGCGCCCGAAACTGCGGGAGGAATCCTTTCGCCAGTTATCGGACTCGATCAGATCGCGGCGCGTTCCCACTCAAGTTTGAACCGCCGTACCACGCCGTTCTTACGGATCTTATCCGCAAATGGCGTGTGTCGTCTAACCGCTGGCGGCGGCCGCTCTCCGGCGCTAGTGGTCAGCAATCCCCACAACAGCAGCACGACCGCATTAGCGGGCAGGAATGCCGCATAGAGCAATTCCCACTTCAGTGCAACGATGTATTGCAGAAAGAACGTCAGCCCCTGAATGGTGAAGTACGTCATCAGGCCGAGCCAATAGACAACTGTATTGTGGCGCTGCGCGTCCAGAATCAGGAACACGGCGAGAAGCAGGAGACCGATTACGACGGCGAAGCTGAGCGAGGAATATACGAGGCAGGTGATTTGAAGGATGCGGAGGAAGCCGGAATCGGGAGTGATGGCGTAGCCTTGGACGACCATCAAGCCGCCGGAGCCGAGGGCGGCAACGGGCAGCATGACCACCAGCGGAAGCCAGCGGGTGCCGCGTGGCGCATAAGCGATCATCCAATAGACCTCAGCGGCGGCGGCGATCTGTAGCGCGATTATAATCCAGCGCGAGAGCACCCACGCCACAGCGTAGGCTTGCGAGCGTAAGTCAAAGAAGTAGGCGAACGAGATCGTTACGGTGAGCTGGACGGCGGCATAGGTGCAGAAGAATCGATAGCGGCGAGCGAGGCCGAGCCAGAGATAGCGGGATAACAGAAAGACGAGAGCTATGACCGCCCCGCCCCGCAGAAGTTGTATCCACACGGTAGAGCAAGTGTGCCACAATTCTGCGGGCGAGGCAAATCTCCCTACTTAACCGGGGTACATTGCGGCCAACAGGGAGGAGGATCAATATCGAAGGATCCGGTACTCACCTTGTAGCCGACCGCCAGTACTACGACGGCAAAAATGGTGATGGCAAGTTTCTTCATTTGTAATGCTCCTTTTAGTTACTATCGGACTTTCTGCGGAACATCGGTATGACGCTAATGATAAAGCGGTCAAAGATCAGCAGCACCAGCGGAACCAGGATGCCCATCAACAGTTTCCAGATGGTGTCGAGCGTAGCCTCGATTTTGGTCAGCCGAACATCGAGGGACAGCGCCCGGAGATCGGATACGGAACGTTCAAGCTGCGTGAGGTGTTCCGCATTCTGTAGCGATTGTTGGAAGGCCGCTTCAGCCTTCTCGTTTTGCGGGATATAGCGGAAGCGCTCTTGTGCGGTCATCACCAGCACAGCGAGGCTAAACAGACCGGCGATGAAAAAGACTAGAGTGCGAAACCACATGGCCTGCTCCGATACGTACAGGTCAACCTCGACGTAGTGCATGTGAACCTCATTGTGGAATGGGTGCCTTTCGTGGATAAGATCGGAAGCCGCTTACTCCGCTTCCGCCAATTGTGCTAGAAAGCCTGGGTCGATGCGAACCGGAGGATCGCCCGGCCACAGCCCAATGTGTTGGCAATCAATCAGAATGACCTGTGAGCAGAACTCCTCGTTTGGCTTGCTGCTAACGAATCCGAACAAGAATCTCAGGATGCCGCGCTTGTTGTATTTTCGCCCTACGAGCGCATCACGAGCAAAGAAGTAGGCCACGCGCTCCTGGCTCTCCGACACCGCCAGACCGACCACCTTCCACGTCTTGGTGTCGCTCCAATCCACATGCGTGAACCGCACGCCACGCTTCGGATCGGCGCTGAAGCAATCATCGGGCACGCCCATCTGGTCGAACACCAGCTCGACGTGGCAGTAGGGCGATTGGGTCCACCAGCCGATTGCGCGGTCGATCAGGCCACCGGCGGATACCAGTTTGAATGCGAGTTTCATTGTGATATGCTTATCTCGTGGAGCAAACAACCACAGGAACCACGCGCGGGCCGGTGTCGCTCGCGTTGGCTGAGCACCGCTCCTGTAAAGCGGACTGCGCAGGTTCGATTCCTGTCACCGGCTCCAATCCTCCAACCCCATCATCATCAGCACGCCCGTAAATCGCTCTCTTGTGGGCTTGTAGCTCAACGGGAGAGCGGCTGGCCTGCACCCAGTCAGATCTCGGTTCAAATCCGAGCGAGTCCACCAAAATCCAGGCGTCGGGTAGCGGCCACCCACTTGCCTTGGGAGCAAGCCCACGCTGGTTCGAATCCAGCCGCCTGGACCAGATTTTCGTGGTCCCCGGAAGGACTTGACCTCCTCCGGGCGAAGGACACCATGAGAGATTCATGGGCGGCCACGACGTATTCCCCGGAAGGTGCCGTCGAAGGTCGGCAAACTGCCTCGAAAGCAGCGGTATGGTGCTGAACCATAGGGGTTCGATTCCTCCACCTTCCTCCAATGCCTCATTCCTTGCCGAACACGATGTAAGCCACGTCCTCGGTGTTAGGGCGCACGTCTTTAGGAGCCATGCCGATGTAGTGCTTGCAGGTCTGGTCGGCCTTCATGCCGTCGTGGAAGGCGATACGGTTCGTGCTACCGCATACCGGGCAGTCGCGGCTGTAGGCTACCGTACGCTGCGCGACTAGGCGGATCTCATCGGCCATGCGGCTCTCCCTCTACTGGCCGTCCCGTCGCGTCGCGCAGCAACACTTCCAGCTTGTGAATGTAGTCCAGCGCTTCGGTGAGACGGCTGTTCACCAGCGTATGTATCTCGGCGAGCTTAACGTCCGTAGTGCTATGGCTCTCTTTGAGCGCATCCGCCACGAGCTTCGCGGCGTCCGCTGCTCGCTTGGCGTTGCGGTTCGCCAGCCAAGAATTGAATGCCGCCAGCACTGGGCCAGCCGCGACAGCACCGAACATCGTGATCGCCGCAGCGGTTGGGATGTTGTTGAAGTCCATTTACAATTTTCCGAGCAGCAGCAAGATCAGGATGATGACCAGAATCAGGCCCACTACGCCGGATGGCCCGTAGCCCCAGCCTTGCGAGTGGGGCCACGTCGGTAATCCGCCGATCAGCAGCAGGATGAGAACGATCAACAAGATAAGCCACATGGCATCACTTGATGATCTGGAAAGCGGCGTCGCTGACTCGCAGCAGGAAAGCGAGTAGGCCCATCGCAAACGAGATGCGGCCGATCTCCTGTAGCTTCGGATTCGCGGAAAGTGCGTACATCAGGACGCCCACCAGGGCGACCAATAAACTCAAGTAAATTATCATGGATGGTTCTCCTTTACTTCGGTTGGCTGAGGTGGGACGGCGGGCGCGACTTCGGTGGTCTTGGTGGACAACTCGGTGCGTTGAACGGTTCCAGCGGGCGGCGGTGTGGTGGCTTGCTGCGACAGGCCCCACTTCGCGCCGCAAGCCCCGCTGAAGGCAGACAGCAGCGCCATGATGATTAGCTGGAATCCTGTCTCGTATTTCGGCGTGAAGAATACTGTGAGTGCGCCCATGATTGCGAGCGTCAGCCCGAGGAACATGATGAGCAGGTCGAGCGATGGTTGGTCGGATCTAGGCATGATTGGTTTCGGTCTCAGGATTACGCGCAAGGTGGTATGCTACGAAAGACAATGATTGGTGCCCATATAGCATTGCTAGGGCGACACAGGCGCGCGTGGTCGGGGGTGCCTACTTGGTTGGTCATTGCAGTTTTCTCCGTGCAATGCGCGGCCTTGCTTGGGATCTTGTTTATGCTTTTGTTCGGCATGTTGATACCGCAACTATTCGCCAACAACCGAAATGATGTTCCATTTTTCTACGAACTGGTCTTGAGTCGTGCTCAGTGCCAGTGGATGCCTTTTTGCTCAACCGTAGAATGGGACTCGCTGCGACGGATTGATAGCCTCAAATTCCGCACATCTCGGCCATCGTCACCCAAGGAATCGCCTCGGCCTTAGCCCCGAGCTTCGGGTCTTCTCGGATGCTGCTCTTTGGCATTGTAGTTGCGCAATCTCCGGATCGGCATAGGAGCCCGGCCCCGTCAAGCTTCGGCGGCAGGCGCGGGAACATCCCGTCGTCCGTCTCGCTGTAGACCACGCCCGTGAGTTCGTGGGCACCCTTCATCTTTCCGGCGTACACCGTGAGCGTGATCGACGCCCCATGCGTGCCGGCGGCCTCTAGCGTGATGTCGCCCGTCAGTGCGCTGCTCTCGTATGCCGCGAGATCCGGCAGTTGCGCCTTCAGGTTGTCGCTGGTCCGGTGCAGCACCATCGAGACCAGGGCGGTGATCGCAATCCCGGTTGGCGATACGGAGATCAGGCCGCGGCCGTTGCCGACCAGTACGGGGCCAACGAGATCGGCGTAGCCCATCACACGGAGCAGCCGCTGAAACTTGCTGGAGTTATACGTGCGCATGGCGATCTGCTGGACGCGCTTCGGATCCACCATGTGCAGTTGCGGCACAGCCATGCGCACCTGCTCCGGCGAGATGGTCACGGCGTGCGGGATAGTATTCACCAGCATCACATTCCAAATTCCAAGCTGCGACATCCCCGGCAGGTTGGCCGCCAGCGGCTCCGGCGTGCAAAGCACCTTCACGTCGGCGGCGCGAATGGCGACGATCAGGAGTAAACTAACTAGGAGAGGTTTCATTATGGATCAAATCCAACTACGAAAACGGGCGATTCACATGCTCAACGTTTTGCTCAAGGAGCGAGTGCGACAACAGGAAGACATTTGCAAGCGGCTCCCGCAATTCGCGCACGAAGGGGTAATGGACGATGGCACTCCGATACTTGGCGGTCTAAAAGAAGACTTGAATATTCTGCGGTATGCACTTCAACCTGAGCCGTCTCAACCCGGCAAGACCCTTCTCGATCAGCTCGATATCCCAACCGAATGGCAGCGGCCGATCTTCGGCACCAGCACAAATCCAAGTAATGTGTTTATCACTGATGTTCAGCTCGTGGCTCCAGCCGATCCTGCGTGAGACGGCGTGCAGAGCACGCGCACGTCGGCGGCGCGAAGCGAGAAGGCCAGTAGTAGAATGAGTAGAGGTTTCATGATGAAAGCAGAGAAATGGGCACCGTATTTAGTTGCTTTGGCCGGAAGCGCGGCGCTCTTCGTGTTAAGCGCGGATCATACGATAGCATGGGTGCGCCCGATCTCCGCTTTCCTCGCAGCCGGCGCGATATGGTTTCAAGTACCACGTCGTGGCGTGGAGCGTGGCCGCGAGGAGTAGAATAGTTGCAATGGATCTCTTGGCATTCGCACTTAAAATAATCGGCGTCATATTTTTAGGCTCCGGTCTGATCCTTAGCGCGATAAATAACAGGCGGGACGCAAGAGACCATCGCATGATGGGTCACCCGGAATGGACTCCAGCAGAATGGCGACAGGGTGCAGATTCACCTACACACCCTTGAAGAACTTGAACGAGTCGATCTTTTTGCGCCGTCATACCGCTATTTCTATGCTTGGATCAGCCGGGTACCAGTCTCCGCTGAACAAACGTGCCTGCTCCCAAATCATGATCCTCTGTACATGATCCGGGTCCACAAAGGAATGCTTCGCGTATGGCTGCCCCCAGTCGAGCCCGCTTATTAGGCCGTGCTTTTTAGCTAGATCGCGCAGAAAACCCCAATCGCCAGCCCATGACGGCTTGCCGTCAATGACCTTGGCGAAATCGCACGCCAGTCCGTAATGGTGAACCCCGACATCCTTCAGATGCGACGCCCCTTGATTGAAGAGAACCACCTGCCGTTCCTTTGATCGAAACGTCTCCGTGACCATGAGCGTGATATTTGCTACAGCGGCATCTGCAATGATGTTCTCCACCGCACGGCGGGTTATCGGCTCTAGGAGATTCAAGTCGCGGATACTATCGTTCGAGTGGAACCGTGGATCGTGCTGGATTATCTCGGTATAGAAGCTCATAATTTCCGCGAAACGTTTCGCCCCTGCGCTGGCGTCCACAAGCCGCTATGGTGCGCATCCTACTGCTCTTTACCGCCGCCCTCCATTTGTCGTTGAATTGCTCTACAATCACAAGTGCGGTTTCAACTACATGCCGTAACTCTTCATTGCAATACGTTTCGGTTTCGGCGTCTGGGAGCGGCGACCAGCAAGCCACCTGCCCGGATGGATACTTTGGAATGATTGCAATCTCCGGGACCCCGACTCTAAAAGATGGGGCTTTTGCTTCCGTGGTGGGCTTTGGATACATCGGCAATAGCGCCCAGGCGCAGTCTGATTTTTTGTGGAACGAATCGACGATCCCAACCTCTAGCGGAACTCTGTCAGTAACGTTCGATATTGCGTATTCGATAATCCTAGATCTGGGGAACGGAGCTGTAGATGCCGACTTTTTTTTCAACAACCAGCCAGCGGGAAGCTTCTCGGTAGAGCAGGGAGACCAAACCCCTCATACGCGAAGTTTTACGATGAATGAGCCGATTACCGCCAATCAACCAGTTTCCTGGGGAGTCGATCTCAAAGCAACATCAGCCGGAAGCAATACAGTAACGTCATCCATCTACATCTTGTCGGTAACCGCAACGGACCCGCCGTCGCCTGAAACCTCTGCCGTACCTGAGCCAAGATCGATGCTGCTACTGCTGATATCGATTTCGTTTCTGTTGGTTGTTTCAGCCCGCAATGGATGGATTCGATACCGTGGCATAGCCTGGATAGCATGGCTGTTTGGTCCGGTGCTAGCTCTTGCCGTAACCTTCTACTATCAATAAGCGTAACAGCACTTCCATGCTGGAGGAGTGTCCCTATACCCGGTGCGGAACGTGATGACTTGCAACTGGTCTACTCCGTTCGGGTTGACAGCACAAG harbors:
- a CDS encoding DUF3309 family protein, whose translation is MWLILLIVLILLLIGGLPTWPHSQGWGYGPSGVVGLILVIILILLLLGKL
- a CDS encoding M15 family metallopeptidase, encoding MDASAGAKRFAEIMSFYTEIIQHDPRFHSNDSIRDLNLLEPITRRAVENIIADAAVANITLMVTETFRSKERQVVLFNQGASHLKDVGVHHYGLACDFAKVIDGKPSWAGDWGFLRDLAKKHGLISGLDWGQPYAKHSFVDPDHVQRIMIWEQARLFSGDWYPADPSIEIAV